One Microlunatus soli genomic window carries:
- a CDS encoding ABC transporter substrate-binding protein: MENATFSRRGLLGLASAAGSIGLLGACSGGGQDSDPGSPSKEPITVADWSNSNTAVVDAAAAYTKETGIKVSFQAPVSYDDYTTRFRTVLSGKNPPDVVRCDDDFVAQFAAEGALADLTPMIKAQHFDAGTVTADLYDFTKSKDGQYALAIAIQPRLIYYNKTLFEKKGVPLPPGQWTDKGWKWSDFLAAATKITDPAKKVWGCMILNDVGFEQTFSWNNGGEGTFSKDGKRFTLADQQGIEAMQWLGDLTNKYKVQPSWGAIQQTNSGESMFVSQKLGMYFAGSGSVPYFQENADGFEWDIAPVPGQARQNTAGAMIVYAIPAKSTKQAEAFQFLSYLVGDQAGKLYVKENAFVPSNKAAAATVTGTTGKSPEHYGMLPDAVAANHARNSTPATAEAAATYQPPMQQIWTGEKTAQEVLTAVRGKVEDVLKAAP, translated from the coding sequence ATGGAGAACGCAACCTTCAGCCGGCGCGGACTGTTGGGTCTGGCCTCGGCAGCCGGAAGCATCGGGCTCCTCGGAGCCTGCAGCGGCGGGGGACAGGACAGCGATCCGGGATCGCCGTCGAAGGAACCGATCACGGTGGCGGACTGGTCCAACTCCAACACCGCGGTCGTCGACGCGGCGGCGGCGTACACCAAGGAGACCGGGATCAAGGTCTCCTTCCAGGCGCCGGTGTCCTACGACGACTACACGACTCGGTTCCGGACCGTGCTGTCCGGCAAGAACCCGCCCGACGTGGTCCGCTGCGACGATGATTTCGTTGCCCAGTTCGCTGCCGAGGGCGCGTTGGCCGACCTGACGCCGATGATCAAGGCGCAGCATTTCGATGCCGGCACGGTGACCGCCGACCTGTACGACTTCACCAAGAGCAAGGACGGACAGTACGCGCTGGCCATCGCGATCCAGCCGCGGCTGATCTACTACAACAAGACCCTGTTCGAGAAGAAGGGTGTACCGCTCCCGCCTGGCCAGTGGACCGACAAAGGCTGGAAGTGGTCGGATTTCCTTGCTGCTGCAACAAAGATCACCGATCCGGCCAAGAAGGTCTGGGGCTGCATGATCTTGAATGACGTCGGCTTCGAGCAGACCTTCTCCTGGAACAACGGCGGCGAAGGCACTTTCAGTAAGGACGGCAAGAGGTTCACCCTGGCCGACCAGCAGGGGATCGAGGCGATGCAGTGGCTCGGCGACCTGACGAACAAGTACAAGGTGCAGCCGTCCTGGGGTGCGATCCAGCAGACCAATTCCGGGGAGAGCATGTTCGTCTCCCAGAAGCTGGGCATGTACTTCGCCGGCTCCGGCTCGGTGCCCTACTTCCAGGAGAATGCCGACGGCTTCGAATGGGACATCGCGCCGGTCCCCGGTCAGGCCCGGCAGAACACTGCCGGGGCGATGATCGTCTACGCGATCCCCGCCAAGTCGACCAAGCAGGCCGAGGCGTTCCAATTCCTGTCCTATCTGGTCGGTGATCAGGCAGGCAAGCTGTATGTCAAGGAGAACGCGTTCGTCCCGTCGAACAAGGCGGCGGCCGCAACGGTCACCGGGACAACAGGAAAGTCCCCGGAGCATTACGGGATGCTGCCCGATGCCGTTGCGGCGAATCACGCGCGGAACAGCACGCCGGCGACCGCCGAAGCCGCGGCTACCTACCAACCGCCGATGCAACAGATCTGGACCGGTGAGAAGACCGCGCAGGAAGTGTTGACCGCGGTCCGCGGCAAGGTGGAGGACGTTCTCAAGGCGGCGCCGTGA
- a CDS encoding DUF427 domain-containing protein, with protein sequence MSEKPIKVPGPDHSITVSPDDRTVTASVDGKVIATSAATLLLAEAGYPPVHYFPREDVDLSALERTDHSSYCPYKGDAAYFSIRTGDGRIDNAVWTYEKPHPAVSTIGGHLAFYTDRVTVSVEPSR encoded by the coding sequence ATGAGCGAAAAGCCGATCAAGGTGCCCGGACCCGACCACTCGATCACCGTGAGCCCGGACGACAGGACCGTTACCGCCTCTGTCGATGGGAAGGTCATCGCGACCTCGGCGGCCACCCTGCTCCTCGCCGAGGCCGGCTATCCGCCGGTGCATTACTTCCCTCGCGAGGACGTGGATCTGAGCGCACTCGAGCGGACCGACCACAGCAGCTACTGCCCGTACAAGGGCGACGCGGCGTACTTCAGCATCCGGACCGGTGACGGACGGATCGACAACGCGGTCTGGACCTACGAGAAACCGCATCCCGCGGTGTCGACGATCGGCGGCCACCTGGCGTTCTACACCGACCGGGTCACCGTCTCGGTCGAGCCGTCCCGCTGA
- a CDS encoding sulfotransferase family protein yields MPETTLAAETELPKTSTRLLMVTGPGRSGTSAVTGALSQLGVHVPPPLVDWNKSNRKGFFETRWVVDFQREVLKAAHTYEFDADPRAAARIADATDAATQEELSRWLHGAAAGHRQLVIKDPRSVWLHDLWERAATDSGLTLCFLTMLRHPTEVVGSRSTYYGTAKDPRKARDYAISKVAGWINVSLLNERQTRGRPRAYLRYTDLLADWRSALTGVRDAVGLELNADLSSGEPSPVDEFISPELHRIRTGWDELDVPDELRTIAEQTWDACCRLADEGGDTDLSTEFDDLSERYARSYRDAAAIASDTIDSAVARAAAESARKVRQEFEDRLRESEQASGSRLFEMKAAGAAGAKATVTRARRLSKRVVRRVRRRLDR; encoded by the coding sequence GTGCCCGAGACGACGTTGGCTGCCGAAACGGAGTTGCCGAAGACGTCGACCCGGCTGCTGATGGTCACCGGACCGGGACGGAGCGGGACGAGCGCGGTGACCGGTGCGCTCAGCCAGCTCGGGGTGCACGTGCCGCCACCATTGGTGGATTGGAACAAGTCCAACCGGAAGGGATTCTTCGAGACCCGGTGGGTCGTCGACTTCCAGCGTGAGGTGCTCAAGGCCGCGCACACCTACGAATTCGACGCCGACCCGCGGGCTGCCGCGCGAATTGCGGACGCCACCGACGCGGCGACCCAGGAGGAGTTGTCCCGGTGGTTGCACGGTGCCGCCGCCGGTCATCGGCAACTGGTGATCAAGGACCCGCGCTCGGTGTGGCTGCACGACCTGTGGGAGCGGGCAGCCACCGACTCGGGACTCACGCTGTGCTTCCTGACGATGTTGCGGCATCCGACCGAGGTGGTGGGCAGCCGTTCCACCTACTACGGCACGGCCAAGGATCCGCGGAAGGCACGCGATTACGCGATCTCCAAGGTGGCCGGCTGGATCAACGTCAGCCTGTTGAACGAACGACAGACTCGCGGTCGGCCCCGTGCGTATCTGCGCTACACCGACCTGTTGGCCGATTGGCGATCCGCGTTGACCGGAGTCCGGGACGCGGTCGGGCTGGAGCTCAATGCCGATCTCTCCTCCGGCGAGCCAAGTCCGGTCGACGAATTCATCTCGCCGGAGTTGCATCGGATCCGTACCGGATGGGACGAACTCGACGTCCCCGACGAGTTGCGGACGATCGCCGAACAGACCTGGGACGCGTGCTGCCGGCTCGCCGACGAGGGCGGAGACACCGACCTGAGCACGGAGTTCGACGACTTGTCGGAACGGTATGCCCGCAGCTATCGCGACGCTGCCGCGATCGCCAGCGACACCATCGATTCGGCGGTTGCGCGCGCAGCCGCGGAATCGGCCCGCAAGGTGCGGCAGGAATTCGAGGACAGGCTCCGCGAGTCCGAGCAGGCCTCCGGGTCGCGCTTGTTCGAGATGAAGGCGGCTGGTGCAGCCGGGGCGAAGGCGACGGTCACCCGAGCGCGGCGGCTGAGCAAGCGCGTCGTACGACGGGTGCGTCGCCGACTCGACCGCTGA
- a CDS encoding class I adenylate-forming enzyme family protein — MPYRYDSSAYRDAFDNNFSYLAGFWRNVRRYGDRPALIDPGLTGPARTWTYAELAAVVAELAQGLADRGVRAGDVVTFQLYNCPEFAQLYLAAEQLGAIASPINFRFSPGETAHVLDDSVPKVLVYDGSLGESVRAALELAEHRPDVLVAVDGDPGLDGAEAFDQLPAGPGIRSPQGDLTAWDETLRLYTSGTTGMPKGVSLNNAAEVLTAHDVIMHFPLTPQDRTLNMTPWFHRGGISAGGPQPVLYAGAASVVMRQFDADAVLDLVQAERLTFLIGAPTNLGLLTAAQETNPRDLSSLRGIVTMGAPLERAACLRFQSVLTPRIFNGYGTTEAFWNTFLRPADLPDHAGSAGQACTDDDVRVVNAYEDHPADPDDLAPRDGVTTGEVIMRSLKSGYAYVNKPDEQQAKFRDGWLYSGDLGTWDADEFVTVVGRKDDMIISGGENVHPVQVEEVLNSHPSVADAIVVGLPDERWGELVVACVQTDDSELTAAELDKYCLASPMLADFKRPRRYRFVAELPRTATGKKMHYVIREEIRRPGAAAELQSP, encoded by the coding sequence GTGCCGTATCGCTATGACAGCAGCGCCTATCGTGACGCCTTCGACAACAACTTCAGCTACTTGGCCGGCTTCTGGCGCAACGTCCGCCGCTACGGCGACCGGCCGGCGCTGATCGATCCGGGTCTGACCGGCCCTGCCCGGACCTGGACCTACGCCGAGCTGGCCGCGGTGGTCGCCGAGCTGGCCCAGGGGCTGGCCGATCGCGGCGTACGGGCCGGCGATGTGGTGACCTTCCAGCTCTACAACTGCCCGGAGTTCGCCCAGCTCTACCTGGCTGCCGAGCAGCTCGGTGCGATCGCCTCACCGATCAACTTCCGATTCTCCCCCGGGGAAACCGCGCATGTCCTGGACGACAGCGTGCCGAAGGTGTTGGTCTACGACGGCTCGCTCGGCGAGTCGGTGAGAGCCGCTCTGGAACTGGCCGAACATCGTCCCGACGTCCTGGTCGCCGTCGACGGAGATCCAGGGCTTGACGGTGCCGAAGCATTCGATCAACTGCCGGCCGGTCCCGGAATCCGTTCCCCACAAGGAGATCTGACCGCCTGGGACGAGACCTTGCGGCTCTACACCTCCGGCACCACCGGGATGCCGAAGGGGGTGTCGTTGAACAACGCGGCCGAGGTGCTCACGGCCCACGACGTGATCATGCACTTCCCGCTGACACCGCAGGACCGGACGCTCAACATGACGCCCTGGTTCCATCGTGGTGGCATCTCCGCCGGTGGCCCGCAGCCGGTGCTCTATGCCGGCGCGGCCTCGGTGGTGATGCGTCAGTTCGACGCCGACGCGGTGTTGGATCTGGTCCAGGCCGAACGGCTCACCTTCCTGATCGGTGCACCGACCAACCTCGGGCTGCTGACCGCGGCCCAGGAGACCAACCCGCGGGACCTGTCCTCGTTGCGCGGGATCGTGACGATGGGTGCACCACTGGAGCGGGCCGCCTGCCTGCGTTTCCAATCGGTACTGACGCCGCGGATCTTCAACGGCTACGGCACCACCGAAGCGTTCTGGAACACGTTCCTGCGGCCGGCCGACCTGCCTGATCATGCCGGCAGTGCCGGCCAGGCGTGTACCGACGACGACGTCCGGGTGGTGAACGCCTACGAAGATCATCCGGCGGACCCCGATGATCTTGCCCCGCGGGACGGCGTCACCACCGGTGAGGTGATCATGCGGTCGTTGAAGTCCGGGTATGCCTATGTGAACAAGCCGGATGAGCAGCAGGCGAAGTTCCGTGACGGCTGGCTCTACTCCGGCGACCTGGGGACCTGGGACGCCGACGAGTTCGTCACCGTGGTCGGTCGTAAGGACGACATGATCATCTCCGGTGGCGAGAATGTCCATCCGGTGCAGGTGGAGGAGGTGCTCAACTCCCATCCCAGTGTCGCTGACGCGATCGTGGTCGGGCTGCCCGACGAACGCTGGGGCGAGCTGGTTGTCGCCTGCGTCCAGACCGACGATTCCGAGCTGACGGCGGCCGAGTTGGACAAGTATTGTCTGGCCAGCCCGATGTTGGCCGACTTCAAGCGTCCCCGCCGGTATCGGTTCGTCGCCGAACTGCCGCGCACGGCGACCGGCAAGAAGATGCATTACGTGATCCGCGAGGAGATCCGACGGCCCGGCGCGGCGGCGGAGCTGCAGAGCCCCTGA
- a CDS encoding beta-ketoacyl-[acyl-carrier-protein] synthase family protein: MLSSEVVITGFGAVTPVGNDRESSWRALLAGTSGVAPITAFDSSGLRVHIAAEVKGFDPSSVLAGKRLRRSARFTQLAVAAAREAAIDSGLLPAEADGPRDERDHVELADGIDPTRVGVVINAAVAGFDTVEHATRQLLGAAPGRISPYFVSSSLTNMPACEVAIDLGLHGPVTASALACASGVYAFLEARRLILAGEADVVVCGGTDAAITPAMFGGLQAMGALSNYAGDPAEASRPFDADRDGFVFGEGSVVAVLESAEHAARRGAHSYATVAGGALTADAFHVSAPEPAGAYAANSIVAALRNAGVKPDEVDYVAAHGTSTKANDRTETLALHAGYGEAAERLAVSAPKSMVGHLIGAAGALGAMVSVLAIRDQIVPPTINLHTPDPDCDLDYVPNVARRMPVAVSATNAFGFGGQNCVAIFNAPQA, translated from the coding sequence ATGTTGTCCAGCGAAGTGGTGATCACCGGGTTCGGGGCCGTCACCCCGGTCGGCAACGATCGGGAGAGCAGCTGGCGGGCGCTGCTCGCCGGCACGTCCGGGGTCGCACCGATCACGGCCTTCGACAGCAGCGGACTCCGGGTGCACATCGCGGCCGAGGTGAAGGGCTTCGACCCGTCCAGCGTGCTTGCCGGGAAGCGGCTGCGGCGCTCGGCGCGATTCACCCAACTTGCGGTTGCGGCCGCCCGCGAGGCAGCGATCGACTCCGGACTGTTGCCGGCCGAGGCCGACGGGCCCCGCGATGAACGCGATCATGTCGAGCTCGCCGACGGCATCGACCCGACCCGGGTCGGGGTGGTGATCAACGCCGCGGTCGCCGGTTTCGACACCGTCGAACACGCGACCCGTCAGCTGCTCGGCGCTGCGCCGGGGCGGATCAGTCCGTACTTCGTGTCGTCGTCGCTGACCAACATGCCGGCCTGCGAGGTCGCCATCGACCTCGGCCTGCACGGTCCGGTGACGGCCAGCGCGCTGGCCTGCGCGAGCGGCGTGTACGCCTTCCTGGAGGCCCGCCGACTGATCCTGGCGGGGGAGGCCGACGTCGTGGTCTGCGGCGGGACCGACGCGGCCATCACCCCGGCGATGTTCGGCGGTCTGCAGGCGATGGGGGCGTTGAGCAACTACGCCGGCGACCCTGCCGAGGCATCCCGACCCTTCGATGCCGATCGGGACGGCTTCGTCTTCGGTGAGGGCTCGGTGGTCGCGGTGCTGGAGTCGGCCGAGCACGCAGCCCGTCGCGGAGCCCACAGCTATGCAACGGTCGCCGGCGGTGCACTGACCGCGGATGCCTTCCATGTCAGCGCGCCGGAGCCGGCCGGTGCCTACGCCGCCAACTCGATCGTCGCTGCGCTGCGCAATGCCGGCGTGAAGCCCGATGAAGTCGATTACGTCGCCGCACACGGCACCTCCACCAAGGCCAATGATCGGACCGAGACGCTGGCCCTGCACGCTGGCTACGGCGAGGCCGCCGAGCGGCTGGCGGTCAGCGCGCCGAAGTCGATGGTCGGCCACCTGATCGGTGCTGCCGGTGCGCTCGGAGCGATGGTGTCGGTGCTCGCGATCCGGGACCAGATCGTGCCGCCGACGATCAATCTGCACACTCCCGATCCGGACTGCGACCTGGACTACGTCCCGAACGTCGCCCGTCGGATGCCGGTCGCGGTCAGTGCGACGAACGCGTTCGGATTCGGTGGCCAGAACTGTGTGGCGATCTTCAATGCTCCGCAAGCCTGA
- a CDS encoding class I SAM-dependent methyltransferase has translation MDVHRTARYDGIAAWYDEQLAAAPHRPHLLRTQLGDGTGLCLDVGCGTGRDLQLIAATGRTPVGVELSSDQLRLATERCDRVIRGDAEQLPFAANTFPTVISCWTSTDVEDFAGMLTEIARVLRPGGRFLFYGVHPCFNGPHVESCADRSRLIHPSYRQARRHLTSPWWGVDGIRTKVGGMRHLPLADFINAFTDAGLRIGRVVEPDEEPVPYAIVVDADKPS, from the coding sequence ATGGACGTTCACCGAACGGCGCGGTACGACGGCATCGCGGCGTGGTACGACGAACAGCTCGCGGCGGCGCCGCACCGACCGCACCTGCTGCGCACCCAACTGGGCGATGGAACGGGACTGTGCCTCGATGTCGGCTGCGGCACCGGCCGCGACCTGCAGCTCATCGCCGCGACCGGCCGGACCCCCGTCGGGGTCGAGTTGTCCTCCGACCAGCTCCGGCTGGCAACGGAGCGCTGCGATCGGGTGATCCGCGGTGACGCCGAACAGCTGCCGTTCGCGGCGAACACCTTCCCGACCGTGATCAGCTGCTGGACCTCGACCGACGTCGAGGACTTCGCCGGGATGCTGACCGAGATCGCCCGGGTCCTCCGTCCGGGTGGCAGATTCCTGTTCTACGGCGTGCATCCGTGCTTCAACGGCCCACACGTCGAGAGTTGCGCTGACCGGTCGCGGTTGATCCACCCGAGCTACCGACAGGCCCGCCGGCATCTGACCTCGCCGTGGTGGGGCGTCGACGGGATCCGGACCAAGGTCGGCGGGATGCGACACCTTCCGCTGGCCGATTTCATCAACGCCTTCACCGACGCCGGTCTGCGGATCGGCAGGGTCGTCGAGCCCGACGAGGAACCCGTCCCCTACGCGATCGTCGTCGATGCCGACAAGCCGTCCTGA
- a CDS encoding VOC family protein, which translates to MKSFPILNVTFDCADSDRMSRFWSDLTGWPRAKVEMPGNPFWWIGPDEDTLPHLVFVQVPEPKESKNRLHLDLLPQSESQDQELLRLESLGARIVDDRRESEPGGWIVMADPEGNEFCLENATSP; encoded by the coding sequence ATGAAGAGTTTCCCGATCTTGAACGTGACGTTCGACTGCGCCGACTCCGACCGGATGTCCCGGTTCTGGAGCGACCTGACCGGTTGGCCGCGGGCCAAGGTGGAGATGCCCGGTAACCCGTTCTGGTGGATCGGTCCGGACGAGGACACGTTGCCACACCTGGTCTTCGTACAGGTGCCGGAACCCAAGGAGAGCAAGAATCGGCTGCACCTTGACCTGTTGCCGCAAAGTGAATCCCAAGATCAAGAACTCCTCCGGCTGGAATCGTTGGGTGCTCGCATCGTCGACGATCGCCGAGAGTCGGAGCCCGGCGGCTGGATCGTGATGGCCGATCCCGAAGGCAATGAATTCTGCCTGGAAAACGCGACCAGTCCGTGA
- a CDS encoding GNAT family N-acetyltransferase, with product MTVTIERADFDEPGLATFLQDHLDDLVPTAPQESRHALQLADLRRPDVRLWVAVVTDDPIARTIVGTGALAALEPGHEELKSMRTDPARRGQGIGRRMLRHLLTDARSRGVRRLSLETGSMDFFAPARALYAAEGFVDCPPFGNYIEDRNSVFMTRLEV from the coding sequence GTGACCGTGACGATCGAACGGGCCGACTTCGACGAGCCGGGGTTGGCGACGTTCCTCCAAGATCATCTTGACGACCTGGTGCCGACTGCGCCGCAGGAGAGCCGGCACGCGCTGCAGTTGGCAGACCTGCGGCGGCCCGACGTCCGGCTGTGGGTCGCGGTCGTCACCGACGACCCGATCGCGCGGACCATCGTCGGTACCGGCGCGCTGGCCGCCCTCGAACCGGGGCATGAAGAGCTGAAGAGCATGCGCACCGATCCGGCCCGGCGTGGGCAGGGGATCGGACGGCGGATGCTGCGGCACCTGCTCACCGATGCACGCAGCCGCGGAGTACGCCGACTGTCGCTGGAGACCGGCAGCATGGACTTCTTCGCGCCGGCGCGTGCGTTGTACGCCGCCGAAGGCTTTGTCGACTGCCCGCCGTTCGGGAACTATATCGAGGACCGCAACAGCGTCTTCATGACCCGGCTGGAGGTCTGA
- a CDS encoding O-acetyl-ADP-ribose deacetylase, producing the protein MAELHFIQGDLTEHSCDAIVNAANSSLLGGGGVDGAIHRRGGPEILQACQEIRRTQLPTGLPTGQAVATTAGRLPARWVIHTVGPVYSTSEDRSELLASAYRESLRVADEIGARTAAFPAISAGIYGWPLDDAARIAVHTVRDAPTQVADVTFVLFGEQAYSAFTAVA; encoded by the coding sequence ATGGCGGAGCTGCATTTCATCCAGGGCGACCTCACCGAACACAGCTGTGATGCGATCGTCAACGCTGCCAACTCCTCACTGCTCGGCGGTGGCGGCGTGGACGGCGCGATCCACCGCCGCGGCGGACCGGAGATCCTGCAGGCCTGTCAGGAGATCCGCCGGACCCAACTGCCCACCGGGCTTCCGACCGGGCAAGCGGTCGCCACCACCGCAGGCCGGCTACCTGCCCGATGGGTGATCCACACCGTCGGGCCGGTGTACTCGACGTCTGAGGATCGATCGGAGTTGTTGGCATCGGCCTACCGGGAGTCGCTGCGCGTCGCCGACGAGATCGGAGCCCGTACGGCGGCCTTCCCGGCGATATCGGCCGGAATCTACGGCTGGCCGCTGGACGATGCCGCCAGGATTGCGGTGCACACCGTACGGGACGCCCCGACCCAGGTCGCTGACGTCACCTTCGTGCTGTTCGGCGAACAGGCCTACTCAGCGTTCACCGCGGTCGCCTGA
- a CDS encoding glycine C-acetyltransferase, which yields MKEQLAGDLEQLRTEGLFKAEAVIDTPQSASIEVAGSTVLNLCANNYLGLADHPAMIKAAHEALDRWGFGMASVRFICGTTALHKELESKLAGFLHTDDVILYGSCFDANGGLFETLLTDQDAIISDELNHASIIDGVRLSKARRLRYRNRDMDDLRAQLESAADARYRLIATDGVFSMDGYVAPLDKIVELAEQYDALVMVDDSHAVGFVGPTGAGTPELFGVQDKIDIVTGTLGKALGGASGGYTAARSEIVEMLRQRSRPYLFSNSLAPSIAAAAVAAIDLLETSGDLLQQLRDNTGYFRAEMVKRGFEIPESDHAIVPVMIGDAVRAAQMADKLLTDGIYVRAFSYPVVPRDKARIRTQMSAAHTRDDLDRAITAFERARESV from the coding sequence ATGAAGGAACAGCTGGCCGGAGATCTCGAGCAGCTGAGGACCGAAGGGCTCTTCAAGGCCGAGGCCGTGATCGACACCCCGCAGTCGGCGTCGATCGAGGTCGCCGGCTCGACCGTGCTCAACCTGTGCGCCAACAACTATCTCGGGCTGGCCGATCATCCGGCGATGATCAAGGCGGCTCACGAAGCGTTGGACCGTTGGGGATTCGGGATGGCGTCGGTCCGCTTCATCTGCGGCACCACGGCTCTGCACAAGGAACTGGAGAGTAAGCTCGCCGGCTTCCTGCACACCGATGACGTGATCTTGTACGGTTCCTGTTTCGACGCCAACGGCGGACTCTTCGAGACGCTGCTGACCGATCAGGACGCGATCATCTCCGATGAGCTCAACCACGCCAGCATCATCGACGGCGTCCGGCTGAGCAAGGCCCGCCGGCTGCGCTACCGCAACCGCGACATGGATGATCTTCGCGCCCAGTTGGAGTCGGCGGCCGATGCGCGGTACCGGTTGATCGCCACCGACGGTGTCTTCTCGATGGACGGTTATGTCGCACCGCTGGACAAGATCGTCGAGTTGGCCGAACAGTACGACGCCCTGGTGATGGTGGACGACTCCCATGCGGTCGGCTTCGTCGGGCCGACCGGTGCCGGCACCCCGGAGCTGTTCGGCGTCCAGGACAAGATCGACATCGTCACCGGCACCCTGGGAAAGGCGCTCGGTGGTGCCAGTGGTGGTTACACCGCGGCCCGGTCAGAGATCGTGGAGATGCTGCGGCAGCGGTCCCGTCCGTACCTGTTCTCCAACTCGCTGGCGCCCTCCATCGCGGCGGCGGCGGTCGCGGCGATCGACCTGCTGGAGACCTCCGGCGACCTGCTGCAGCAGTTGCGGGACAACACCGGCTACTTCCGCGCCGAGATGGTCAAGCGCGGATTCGAGATCCCCGAGTCCGATCACGCGATCGTGCCGGTGATGATCGGCGACGCCGTCCGGGCCGCGCAGATGGCCGACAAACTGCTGACCGACGGCATCTACGTCCGTGCCTTCTCCTACCCGGTCGTGCCGCGGGACAAGGCCAGGATCCGGACCCAGATGTCGGCCGCACACACCCGCGATGATCTCGACCGCGCGATCACCGCCTTCGAACGTGCCCGCGAGTCGGTCTGA
- the tdh gene encoding L-threonine 3-dehydrogenase: MKALVKTAAEPGLELTDVPEPSVGPGDVLIKVKQTGICGTDLHIHGWDDWAASHVQAPLVVGHEFSGVVVEIGSSVTDVAVGDVVSGEGHLVCGRCRNCRAGRRHLCINTRGIGVQLDGAFAEYVALPSQNAWVHTTPIGFDVAAIFDPFGNAVHTALAFPMLGEDVLVTGAGPIGILAAMVSKHAGARNVVISDLSEQRLALASSLGVDLALDARTAKPQDAHDQLGMTEGFDVGLEMSGSPVALRDMISSMTHGGRIAVLGLPADEISIDFATVVLNMLTIKGIYGREMFETWYAMSVLLQSGLDISGVITDRFDHTDYEQAFAAARSGHGGKVIMNWES, from the coding sequence GTGAAAGCCCTGGTGAAGACGGCCGCGGAGCCGGGCCTGGAGCTGACCGACGTGCCGGAGCCGAGCGTCGGGCCCGGCGACGTGTTGATCAAGGTCAAGCAGACCGGGATCTGCGGCACCGACCTGCACATCCACGGCTGGGACGATTGGGCCGCCTCGCACGTGCAGGCACCGCTGGTGGTCGGGCACGAGTTCTCCGGTGTGGTCGTCGAGATCGGTTCGTCGGTGACCGACGTGGCCGTCGGCGACGTGGTGAGCGGGGAGGGGCATCTGGTCTGCGGCCGTTGCCGCAACTGTCGAGCCGGCCGGCGACATCTGTGCATCAACACCCGCGGCATCGGCGTGCAGCTGGACGGTGCGTTCGCCGAGTACGTCGCACTGCCGTCGCAGAACGCCTGGGTGCACACCACGCCGATCGGTTTCGACGTTGCGGCCATCTTCGACCCCTTCGGCAACGCCGTCCACACCGCGCTGGCCTTCCCGATGCTCGGCGAGGACGTGCTGGTCACCGGTGCCGGGCCGATCGGCATCCTGGCGGCGATGGTGTCCAAGCACGCCGGCGCCCGTAACGTGGTGATCAGCGACCTGAGCGAGCAACGGCTGGCGCTCGCCTCGTCACTCGGTGTTGATCTTGCGCTGGATGCCCGGACAGCCAAACCGCAGGATGCTCATGATCAACTCGGGATGACCGAGGGCTTCGACGTCGGACTGGAGATGTCGGGCAGCCCGGTCGCGCTGCGGGACATGATCTCCTCGATGACCCACGGTGGCCGGATCGCCGTCCTCGGGCTGCCGGCCGACGAGATCAGCATCGACTTCGCCACCGTGGTGCTGAACATGCTGACCATCAAGGGCATCTACGGTCGAGAGATGTTCGAGACCTGGTATGCGATGTCGGTGCTGCTGCAGAGCGGCCTGGACATCTCCGGAGTGATCACCGATCGCTTCGATCACACCGACTACGAGCAGGCGTTCGCCGCGGCCCGATCGGGCCACGGCGGCAAGGTGATCATGAATTGGGAGAGCTGA
- a CDS encoding VOC family protein — MAPMVAVAQVNLVVADLERSRDFYRRLGLTFRARNRQAEGRGEQDRVEAWVSDDAGVTIVLHSPEFAAWWDPSNPGPMAGGPQVDLELASADELESAVDRLGAAGATIAKQPTDMPWGQRFAIVVDPDGYRIGLKAPLSTD; from the coding sequence ATGGCACCCATGGTCGCCGTGGCGCAGGTCAACCTCGTGGTCGCCGATCTCGAACGTAGCCGCGACTTCTACCGACGACTCGGGTTGACGTTCCGCGCCCGCAACCGACAGGCCGAGGGCCGCGGCGAGCAGGATCGCGTCGAGGCCTGGGTCAGCGATGACGCCGGCGTCACGATCGTGCTGCATTCGCCGGAGTTCGCGGCCTGGTGGGATCCCAGCAACCCGGGCCCGATGGCCGGCGGCCCACAGGTCGACCTCGAACTCGCCTCCGCCGATGAACTGGAGTCCGCCGTCGACCGATTAGGGGCCGCCGGTGCCACGATCGCCAAACAGCCGACGGACATGCCCTGGGGACAGCGGTTCGCGATCGTCGTCGACCCGGACGGGTATCGGATCGGGCTGAAGGCGCCGCTGTCGACCGATTAG